A DNA window from Mesorhizobium sp. C432A contains the following coding sequences:
- a CDS encoding class I SAM-dependent DNA methyltransferase, producing the protein MAIDLAEIEKRLWSVADQLRANSGLKPSEYSRPVLGLLFLRYAESRFAAVEKELQPREGSRLGPPGPDAYKARNVIYLSPESRFSHLLQLPDGSNLGRALNHAMEDIEKHNPDLADALPKNYGAVGDGILRELIKLLAPIEIAGDAFGKVYEYFMGSFALQEMQKGGEYYTPSCIVRLIVEIIEPYRGRILDPACGSGGMFVHSADFVRAHQNAPEKELSIYGIEKVSETLRLAKMNLAVHGLGGTIMDANAYYDEPFADLGGVVDKFDFVMANPPFNVTGVDKERETVSKRADRFPFGLPRADNGNYLWIELFWTALNDTGRAGFVMANSASDARGSEAEIRQKLVETGGVDVIVSVGPNFFYTVTLPCTLWFLNKAKRESKRADEVLFIDARHTFRQIDRAHRDFTDAQIEYLANIVRLWRGEETEAKWNSHGLLEANGFQGAYADVPGLCKVANRAEIAAQNWSLNPGRYVGSMTNELDDVDFVETLGELQEELEVLTVEARRLENSIARNLTVVLDRSS; encoded by the coding sequence ATGGCGATTGATCTGGCCGAGATCGAGAAGCGGCTATGGAGCGTGGCGGACCAGCTTCGCGCCAATTCCGGGCTCAAGCCGTCGGAATATTCCCGACCGGTCCTCGGGCTGCTCTTCCTCCGTTATGCGGAAAGCAGGTTCGCGGCGGTTGAGAAGGAACTGCAGCCGCGCGAAGGCAGCCGCCTCGGGCCGCCCGGACCTGATGCTTATAAGGCCCGCAACGTCATCTATCTGTCGCCGGAGTCGCGCTTCTCGCATCTTCTGCAATTGCCCGATGGGTCGAACCTTGGCCGGGCACTCAATCATGCGATGGAGGATATCGAGAAACACAATCCGGATTTGGCCGATGCCTTGCCGAAGAACTACGGGGCGGTAGGCGATGGCATCTTGCGCGAGTTGATCAAGCTCCTTGCCCCGATCGAGATCGCTGGTGACGCCTTTGGCAAGGTGTACGAATATTTCATGGGCTCGTTCGCTTTGCAGGAAATGCAGAAGGGCGGCGAGTACTACACACCATCGTGCATCGTCCGACTGATCGTCGAGATTATCGAGCCCTATCGCGGGCGCATCCTCGATCCTGCCTGCGGTTCGGGCGGCATGTTCGTGCATTCGGCAGATTTCGTCCGCGCACACCAGAATGCCCCTGAGAAGGAGCTTTCGATCTACGGCATCGAGAAGGTCAGCGAGACATTGCGGCTTGCCAAGATGAATCTCGCCGTCCACGGTCTCGGCGGGACGATCATGGATGCCAATGCCTACTACGACGAGCCGTTCGCCGATCTCGGCGGCGTGGTCGACAAGTTCGATTTCGTCATGGCCAATCCGCCCTTCAACGTCACTGGCGTCGACAAGGAGAGGGAAACGGTCTCCAAACGAGCTGACCGCTTCCCCTTCGGCCTGCCGAGAGCAGACAATGGCAATTATCTCTGGATCGAGCTGTTCTGGACGGCACTGAACGATACCGGCCGAGCCGGCTTCGTTATGGCCAATTCAGCGTCGGATGCTCGCGGCTCGGAGGCAGAAATAAGGCAAAAACTAGTCGAAACTGGAGGCGTCGATGTCATTGTCTCAGTCGGCCCGAATTTTTTCTATACCGTTACGTTGCCTTGCACCCTTTGGTTCCTCAATAAGGCCAAGCGTGAAAGTAAACGTGCGGACGAGGTGCTATTCATCGACGCCAGACATACTTTCCGCCAGATTGACAGAGCACACCGCGATTTCACCGATGCCCAGATAGAGTACCTCGCTAATATCGTTCGGCTGTGGCGCGGCGAGGAGACCGAGGCCAAGTGGAATAGTCATGGATTGCTGGAGGCCAACGGTTTCCAAGGAGCCTATGCCGACGTCCCCGGTCTTTGTAAGGTTGCAAATCGCGCCGAAATCGCAGCGCAGAACTGGAGTCTAAATCCCGGCCGGTACGTAGGATCGATGACGAATGAATTGGACGATGTCGATTTCGTAGAAACATTGGGGGAGCTTCAGGAAGAGCTTGAAGTGCTCACGGTTGAGGCTCGAAGGCTGGAAAATTCAATCGCTAGAAATCTGACAGTTGTATTGGACCGTTCTTCATGA
- a CDS encoding DUF4268 domain-containing protein produces the protein MTFPKLGRLTAISAKAVWLHEAQTFTPWLAENLDLLGEALQIGELELKATELPAGEFRLDILAEDESGNPVLIENQFGNTDHRHLGQLITYIASQRSDATAIWIAETIREDHRAAIDWLNSATKEGFNFFAVEVEALKIGDSDPAPFFRVVAQPNNWARAVDAKVSGEGELADRHKVRLAYWASFAEYLRKNDPSFAINRQNKDNWIQFRIGRAGFAILCTISTSKRRIGVELYLFDDPLKVRIRELKLDRAAIEAAVGEPLEWQELPNKKASRIALYMNDVDPSEASGYSDLHAWMLDRMQRFRQAFAPRVKLLDLGADGGGIGEPDEDA, from the coding sequence ATGACATTTCCCAAACTTGGGAGGTTGACGGCGATTTCCGCCAAGGCTGTGTGGCTTCACGAAGCTCAGACCTTCACTCCATGGCTAGCCGAGAACCTCGACTTGCTCGGAGAGGCGCTGCAAATCGGCGAACTAGAATTGAAGGCGACTGAGCTGCCGGCCGGCGAGTTCCGTCTCGACATTCTCGCCGAGGACGAAAGCGGCAATCCTGTGCTGATCGAGAACCAGTTCGGAAATACCGATCACCGGCACCTCGGGCAACTTATCACTTACATTGCCAGCCAGAGAAGCGATGCCACCGCCATATGGATCGCAGAGACGATTCGCGAGGATCATCGCGCCGCAATCGATTGGCTGAACAGTGCGACCAAGGAGGGCTTCAATTTCTTCGCGGTGGAGGTCGAAGCGCTGAAGATTGGTGACAGCGACCCGGCGCCGTTCTTTCGCGTCGTAGCCCAACCCAACAATTGGGCGCGCGCCGTAGACGCCAAGGTGTCCGGCGAGGGCGAACTAGCTGATCGGCACAAGGTTCGTTTGGCTTATTGGGCCTCGTTCGCTGAGTATCTGCGCAAGAACGATCCTTCCTTCGCAATTAATCGACAGAACAAGGACAATTGGATCCAATTTCGCATCGGTCGCGCTGGGTTCGCAATCCTCTGCACGATCAGCACCAGCAAGCGACGGATCGGTGTGGAGCTCTATCTATTCGACGACCCGCTCAAGGTTCGCATCCGCGAGCTGAAGCTCGACCGCGCGGCGATCGAGGCCGCTGTCGGCGAGCCGCTTGAATGGCAGGAATTGCCTAACAAGAAGGCGAGCCGCATTGCGCTCTACATGAACGATGTCGACCCTTCGGAGGCGAGCGGCTATTCCGACCTGCACGCCTGGATGCTCGAC
- a CDS encoding restriction endonuclease subunit S, with amino-acid sequence MRLGTASWQKLPISACCERVTSGGTPSRKFPNFYANGTIPWVKTGELADWYVRANDVSEWITNDALERSSAKIYPPGTVLIAMYGDGSTIGTLGIVDRPLASNQACCALVPNKRICIPEYLFYSLMHRRSELVSLALGGAQRNLSGTTIKRFEICVPPLAVQSRIADVLSSYDQLIENNLRRIAILEETARRVYEEWFVRLRAPACEGLPLIDSPRGPFPQGWKMVQLQELANDIRDGCLPAELDTSIPYVGLEHIPRRSTTLTEWGAVDGVTSLKLRYMHGDILFGKIRPYFHKVAVAPSHGVASSDAIIIRAKDKSLRSIVLAVVSSDDFVAHAVQTSNGTKMPRADWKVLRQYAVAVPDGDTLAAFDGIIWPSVELAMTLAKQNRNLRAQRDLLLPKLISAAIDVSEAEPLLEAAE; translated from the coding sequence ATGAGACTCGGCACTGCAAGTTGGCAAAAGTTGCCGATATCGGCTTGCTGCGAACGCGTGACAAGTGGCGGCACACCGTCCCGCAAATTTCCGAATTTTTATGCCAACGGAACTATTCCGTGGGTTAAGACCGGCGAATTAGCGGATTGGTATGTGCGTGCTAACGACGTCTCTGAATGGATCACAAATGACGCGTTAGAACGGTCTTCGGCCAAGATTTATCCTCCTGGAACTGTATTGATAGCCATGTATGGTGACGGGAGCACGATTGGCACGCTTGGGATCGTGGACCGTCCATTGGCTTCAAATCAGGCTTGTTGCGCTCTTGTTCCTAACAAACGCATTTGCATTCCCGAGTATCTTTTTTATTCGCTCATGCACCGCCGCTCCGAATTGGTGAGCTTGGCCTTAGGAGGCGCTCAGAGAAATTTGAGCGGCACGACGATCAAGCGTTTTGAGATTTGCGTTCCGCCACTAGCGGTACAATCGCGCATTGCGGACGTTCTTTCGTCTTACGACCAGTTGATTGAGAACAATCTTCGGCGCATCGCGATCTTGGAGGAGACAGCGCGCCGTGTATACGAAGAGTGGTTCGTCCGTCTCCGTGCGCCCGCGTGCGAAGGCCTGCCGCTCATCGACAGCCCGCGTGGGCCGTTCCCGCAAGGCTGGAAAATGGTTCAGCTACAAGAACTAGCCAATGACATCCGTGACGGATGTCTTCCGGCCGAGTTGGACACGTCGATTCCATACGTCGGCCTAGAACACATTCCGAGACGTTCCACCACTTTAACAGAATGGGGGGCCGTGGACGGAGTGACAAGCTTGAAGTTGAGATACATGCACGGCGACATTTTGTTCGGCAAAATTCGCCCATATTTCCACAAAGTAGCTGTCGCGCCGAGCCATGGTGTGGCTTCTTCGGACGCAATCATAATTCGAGCAAAAGACAAGTCCCTTAGATCGATAGTACTTGCCGTCGTATCCTCCGACGATTTCGTTGCCCATGCGGTGCAGACATCGAATGGCACCAAGATGCCACGGGCGGATTGGAAGGTACTGAGGCAATATGCTGTCGCCGTTCCAGATGGCGACACCCTTGCGGCATTCGACGGCATTATCTGGCCGAGCGTTGAATTGGCGATGACCCTCGCCAAGCAGAACCGCAACCTTCGCGCACAGCGCGATCTCCTCTTGCCCAAACTGATCTCCGCGGCGATCGATGTGTCGGAAGCAGAGCCGCTTCTGGAGGCGGCGGAATGA